A single region of the Campylobacter sp. MIT 99-7217 genome encodes:
- the lspA gene encoding signal peptidase II gives MLESENKRQIIKRFALLFVLALFLDQSFKLLCLSLQANLSHQNFSQVITHLQLGFAYTGLFESDFLDLRLVLNRGVAFSMFSFLEHYLKWLHLALLLILALYLFWQKGFLKTHLLAFALMLGSGFSNLLDRFLWDGVVDMFFWHKWFEFAIFNVADVLINISVALIVAKELFLRKKVRS, from the coding sequence ATGCTTGAGAGTGAAAATAAGAGGCAAATCATAAAACGATTTGCTTTGTTATTTGTCTTAGCTTTGTTTTTAGATCAGAGTTTCAAGCTTTTGTGTTTAAGTTTGCAGGCTAATTTAAGTCATCAAAATTTTTCTCAAGTTATAACACATTTACAGCTTGGTTTTGCTTATACAGGGCTTTTTGAGAGTGATTTTTTAGATCTTCGTTTGGTTTTAAATCGCGGCGTTGCTTTTTCTATGTTTAGCTTTTTGGAGCATTATTTAAAATGGCTTCATTTAGCACTTTTACTTATCTTAGCTCTATATCTTTTTTGGCAAAAAGGCTTTTTAAAAACTCATCTTTTAGCCTTTGCTCTCATGCTTGGCTCTGGTTTTTCAAATTTACTTGATCGTTTTTTGTGGGATGGGGTTGTAGATATGTTTTTTTGGCACAAATGGTTTGAATTTGCGATCTTTAATGTGGCTGATGTTTTGATAAATATCAGTGTGGCTTTGATTGTTGCAAAAGAGTTATTTTTAAGAAAAAAAGTAAGGTCTTAA
- a CDS encoding peroxiredoxin, translating into MIVTKKALDFTAPAVLGNNQIVEDFNLYKNLGPKGAVIFFYPKDFTFVCPSEIIAFDNRYSDFKERGIEVIGISGDNEFSHFAWKNTPVNQGGIGQVKFPLVADLTKQIARNFDVLFAEAVALRGSFLLDADGTVRHAVINDLPLGRNIDEMIRMVDTMLFTNEHGEVCPAGWHKGDEGMKADPKGVADYLDKHGKKL; encoded by the coding sequence ATGATTGTTACAAAAAAAGCTTTAGATTTTACTGCTCCAGCAGTATTAGGAAATAACCAAATCGTAGAGGATTTTAATCTTTACAAAAATCTTGGTCCAAAAGGTGCAGTAATTTTCTTTTATCCAAAAGATTTTACCTTTGTTTGCCCTTCTGAAATCATCGCGTTTGATAATAGATATAGTGATTTTAAAGAGCGTGGTATAGAAGTTATTGGAATTTCTGGAGATAATGAGTTTTCTCACTTTGCTTGGAAAAATACTCCTGTAAATCAAGGTGGTATTGGTCAAGTTAAATTCCCTTTGGTCGCTGATTTAACTAAGCAAATTGCTAGAAATTTTGATGTTCTTTTTGCTGAAGCAGTTGCTCTTCGTGGTTCTTTCTTGCTCGATGCTGATGGAACAGTTCGTCATGCTGTTATCAATGACTTGCCACTTGGTAGAAATATTGATGAAATGATAAGAATGGTTGATACTATGCTTTTCACCAATGAACATGGCGAAGTTTGCCCTGCTGGCTGGCATAAAGGCGATGAAGGTATGAAAGCTGATCCTAAGGGTGTTGCTGATTATCTTGATAAACACGGAAAAAAACTTTAA